A genomic segment from Candidatus Krumholzibacteriia bacterium encodes:
- a CDS encoding glycosyltransferase family 2 protein, translated as MDQIAVVVLVASLVWLAYTYFGYPLLLKLVARPRAAADREREAVPRVTVVTAAYDEVDVIGATIANKLDSDYPADRLEVMVVSDGSTDGTDDVVRGFEPTHPGRVRLIRQEPRQGKTSGLNLAVPEARGEIVVFADANSIYEPDAIRHLVAAFDDPHVGYVTGKMIYVDEDGSVTGDGCTAYMRYENALRALETRVGSVVGVDGGIDAVRRELYRPMRADQLPDFVLPLSVVEQGYRVAYEPRAVLREEALTSSGREYRMRVRVTLRALWALLDHRGLFDPFRHPVFGWQLASHKLLRYGAFVPQALAFVANAVLLPRGDAFAWLFVAQLAFYGLAGLGYVAARRGVSVPVATAPYYLTLLNAACAHATWKFLRGEKQVLWQPRVG; from the coding sequence ATGGACCAGATCGCCGTCGTCGTCCTCGTCGCCTCCCTGGTGTGGCTGGCGTACACCTACTTCGGATACCCGCTGCTCCTGAAGCTGGTGGCCCGCCCCCGGGCGGCGGCCGATCGGGAGCGCGAGGCCGTCCCGCGCGTCACCGTGGTCACCGCTGCCTACGACGAGGTCGACGTCATCGGCGCGACCATCGCGAACAAGCTCGACAGCGACTACCCCGCGGATCGTCTCGAAGTGATGGTGGTCTCGGACGGATCGACCGACGGGACCGACGACGTGGTGCGCGGCTTCGAGCCCACTCACCCGGGTCGCGTGCGGTTGATCCGCCAGGAACCCCGTCAGGGCAAGACGTCGGGACTGAACCTGGCCGTGCCCGAGGCCCGCGGAGAGATCGTCGTGTTCGCCGACGCGAACTCGATCTACGAGCCCGACGCCATTCGTCATCTGGTCGCGGCCTTCGACGATCCGCACGTGGGCTACGTGACCGGGAAGATGATCTACGTCGACGAAGACGGTTCGGTCACCGGCGATGGCTGCACCGCCTACATGCGCTACGAGAACGCGCTGCGTGCGCTCGAGACCCGGGTCGGATCGGTCGTCGGGGTCGACGGCGGGATCGACGCCGTGCGGCGTGAGTTGTATCGGCCCATGCGGGCCGACCAACTGCCCGACTTCGTGCTGCCGCTGAGCGTCGTGGAACAGGGCTACCGCGTGGCCTACGAACCGCGGGCCGTGCTGCGCGAAGAAGCCCTGACGAGTTCTGGACGCGAGTACCGCATGCGCGTGCGCGTGACCCTGCGTGCGCTGTGGGCCCTGCTCGACCACCGCGGGCTCTTCGATCCCTTTCGCCACCCCGTGTTCGGCTGGCAGCTGGCCTCGCACAAACTGCTGCGGTACGGGGCCTTCGTGCCGCAGGCGCTGGCGTTCGTGGCGAACGCCGTGCTTCTGCCGCGGGGCGACGCCTTCGCCTGGCTGTTCGTGGCGCAGCTGGCGTTCTACGGCCTCGCCGGCCTGGGCTACGTCGCGGCCCGGCGCGGGGTGTCGGTCCCGGTCGCGACCGCCCCCTACTACCTCACGCTGCTGAACGCGGCCTGCGCGCACGCCACGTGGAAGTTCCTGCGGGGCGAGAAGCAGGTGCTGTGGCAGCCGCGGGTGGGATGA